A region of the Chitinophagaceae bacterium genome:
CCGTATGTTCTTCCTTTTCAATACCCGACCAGTCAAGCGTTTGGAAGGGGAAGGCTTTAATTTCCATCATACTTTTATTTGGTTTCTAAATTAACAAAATTTCATAAGCTGTCTCGGTTTGTCATGTTATCCGCCAGTTGGCGGAGAAACATTTGACGGGCTCTTGTTCAGTTGTCAGCCTTAGTATAGCAGCCTGGCAGATTCCTCGTGCCTCGGAATGACAAACTTAGTCAGCAGAAAAAATATTCTTCCACTGTTTAAATTAGTATTTTCGGGGTTCCTCATGTACGCCATTGTAGATATCGAAACAACGGGTGGCTATGCTTCTGCCCACGGTATCACCGAGATCTCGGTGTATGTGCATGATGGACAAAAAGTAGTAAAGCATTTTGAGACACTCATCAACCCGCAGCAGGATATTCCCCGTTACATTACCGCACTTACAGGCATCGATAATGAGATGGTGGCCGATGCACCGGTATTTGATGAAATTGCCGATGTGCTGTTTGAGATCCTTCATGAGAACATATTTGTGGCCCATAACGTGAACTTTGATTATTCCTTCATCAGGCACCATCTTAAGGGATCGGGTTATGACCTCACCTCAAAAAAATTATGTACCGTTCGTTTGGGCAAGCGGGTATTTCCCGGGCTGCCTTCCTATAGCCTGGGTAATCTCTGCCGTTCTTTAAAGATCCATATCGAGAACAGGCACCGGGCGGGAGGGGATGCAAAAGCCACGGTCAGGTTGTTCGAATTCATGCTGGCCAACGGCGCCCAAAATCATATTGACCAGATGCTGAAGAAGAGTTCTGCCGAGCAATGGCTTCCGCTGAACCTTGATAAAGCCCTTATTGACAAACTGCCACCCAGGCCGGGTGTTTATTATTTCCATAACAACAAGGACAAGATCATTTATGTAGGCAAGGCCATCAACCTGAAGAAAAGGGTAAGCAGTCATTTTACCCAAAATGATCCCGACCCCAAGCGCCAGAATTTTATACGGAATGTGCACAAGGTATCGTATAAGCAATGTGCCACCGAACTGGAAGCGATCGTTCTGGAAAGTACGGAGATAAAGCGGCTGTGGCCCCGGTATAATAAAAGCCAGAAGCA
Encoded here:
- a CDS encoding GIY-YIG nuclease family protein, producing the protein MYAIVDIETTGGYASAHGITEISVYVHDGQKVVKHFETLINPQQDIPRYITALTGIDNEMVADAPVFDEIADVLFEILHENIFVAHNVNFDYSFIRHHLKGSGYDLTSKKLCTVRLGKRVFPGLPSYSLGNLCRSLKIHIENRHRAGGDAKATVRLFEFMLANGAQNHIDQMLKKSSAEQWLPLNLDKALIDKLPPRPGVYYFHNNKDKIIYVGKAINLKKRVSSHFTQNDPDPKRQNFIRNVHKVSYKQCATELEAIVLESTEIKRLWPRYNKSQKQPLQKYALYSFEDSRGYMRLAIDKKKKNLPPLYNFNLLNEGLVLVKKMVEEFELNAKLCFLDKTAFTKAEEKKLEPPVLYNEKIRKAIGALNEQLPTFALVDEGINPGEKLCLLVERGCFWGMGHLPASYPIASSADLKNILNPFADNDIIRNNIFSFAEANPGKRIMLDN